The Coregonus clupeaformis isolate EN_2021a chromosome 26, ASM2061545v1, whole genome shotgun sequence genome window below encodes:
- the LOC121540454 gene encoding cAMP-specific 3',5'-cyclic phosphodiesterase 4B isoform X2 codes for MGACCLEKKERKLGKLNGWRKFKRMLNRELTHLSEMSRSGNQVSEFISNTFLDKQNDMDMPSVTPKEKAGREKKKQQQLMTLISGVKKVSHGPSLSNSSISRFGVKTDKEDMLSKELEDLNKWGLNIFTVSEYSQHRPLTCIMYAIFQERDLLKTFKIPTDTFVAYMMTLEDHYHGDVTYHNSLHAADVAQSTHILLSTPALDAVFSDLEILAAIFAAAIHDVDHPGVSNQFLINTNSELALMYNDESVLENHHLAVGFKLLQEDNCDIFQNLTKKQRQSLRKMVIDMVLATDMSKHMSLLADLKTMVETKKVTSSGVLLLDNYTDRIQVLRNMVHCADLSNPTKSLELYRQWTDRIMDEFFHQGDRERERGMEISPMCDKHTASVEKSQVGFIDYIVHPLWETWADLVHPDAQDILDTLEDNRNWYQSMIPQSPSPPWATEQGDQEGGEGGQGGDKFQFELTLEEEDSEGTEKDEQSQGDDEEEEDSLGEASRSPVDYSDCQDPEESMEPTSSIEIITHDASPTDT; via the exons ATGGGAGCCTGCTGCctggaaaagaaagagagaaagttaGGGAAACTTAACGGCTGGAGAAAG TTCAAGAGAATGTTGAATCGGGAGCTGACACACCTATCAGAGATGAGTCGCTCCGGCAACCAGGTGTCCGAGTTCATCTCCAACACCTTCCTAG acaaACAGAACGACATGGACATGCCGTCTGTGACGCCCAAGGAGAAGGCTGGTCGGGAGAAGAAGAAGCAGCAGCAGCTGATGACTCTGATCAGCGGGGTGAAGAAGGTCTCTCATGGACCCTCCCTCTCCAACTCCTCCATCTCACGCTTCGGGGTCAAGACGGACAAGGAGGACATGCTCTCCAAGGAACTGGAGGATCTGAATAAGTGGGGATTGAACATCTTTACCGTGTCAGAGTACTCTCAACATAGACCTCTTACCTGTATCATGTACGCCATCTTCCAG GAGAGAGACCTGCTGAAGACATTTAAGATCCCGACAGATACATTTGTGGCGTATATGATGACCCTGGAGGACCACTACCATGGAGACGTGACCTACCACAACAGCCTCCACGCGGCAGACGTGGCCCAGTCCACACACATCCTACTCTCCACCCCTGCCCTCGAT gcTGTCTTCAGCGATCTGGAGATCTTGGCGGCCATCTTTGCTGCAGCCATCCATGATGTCGACCACCCGGGGGTGTCCAACCAGTTCCTCATCAATACCA ACTCTGAGCTGGCCCTGATGTACAACGATGAGTCTGTCTTAGAGAACCACCACCTGGCTGTGGGCTTCAAGCTGCTCCAGGAGGACAACTGTGACATCTTCCAGAACCTGACCAAGAAGCAGAGGCAGAGTCTGAGGAAGATGGTCATCGACATGGTCCTGGCCACTGACATGTCCAAGCACATGAGTCTGTTAGCGGACCTGAAGACCATGGTGGAAACCAAGAAGGTGACCAGCTCTGGGGTCCTGCTGCTGGACAACTACACAGACAGAATACAG GTTCTGAGGAACATGGTTCACTGTGCAGATCTGAGTAACCCTACCAAGTCTCTGGAGCTCTACCGTCAGTGGACCGACCGCATCATGGATGAGTTCTTCCaccagggagacagagagagggagagaggcatggAGATCAGCCCTATGTGTGACAAACACACCGCTTCAGTAGAGAAAAGTCAG gtggGTTTCATAGATTACATTGTCCACCCTCTGTGGGAGACTTGGGCTGACCTGGTTCACCCTGATGCCCAGGACATCCTGGACACTCTGGAGGACAACAGGAACTGGTACCAGAGCATGATCCCCCAGAGCCCCTCTCCTCCTTGGGCCACAGAGCAGGGGGATCAGGAGGGAGGCGAAGGGGGCCAGGGGGGAGACAAGTTCCAGTTTGAACTCAccctggaggaggaggactctgAGGGTACagagaaagatgaacagagccagggggatgatgaggaggaagaggatagtCTGGGGGAGGCGTCTCGGTCTCCGGTAGACTACTCAGACTGTCAGGACCCAGAGGAATCCATGGAGCCCACGTCGTCCATAGAAATCATTACCCACGATGCATCACCCACAGACACATAA
- the LOC121540454 gene encoding cAMP-specific 3',5'-cyclic phosphodiesterase 4B isoform X3, with product MPEVNYLLSVSWGYIKFKRMLNRELTHLSEMSRSGNQVSEFISNTFLDKQNDMDMPSVTPKEKAGREKKKQQQLMTLISGVKKVSHGPSLSNSSISRFGVKTDKEDMLSKELEDLNKWGLNIFTVSEYSQHRPLTCIMYAIFQERDLLKTFKIPTDTFVAYMMTLEDHYHGDVTYHNSLHAADVAQSTHILLSTPALDAVFSDLEILAAIFAAAIHDVDHPGVSNQFLINTNSELALMYNDESVLENHHLAVGFKLLQEDNCDIFQNLTKKQRQSLRKMVIDMVLATDMSKHMSLLADLKTMVETKKVTSSGVLLLDNYTDRIQVLRNMVHCADLSNPTKSLELYRQWTDRIMDEFFHQGDRERERGMEISPMCDKHTASVEKSQVGFIDYIVHPLWETWADLVHPDAQDILDTLEDNRNWYQSMIPQSPSPPWATEQGDQEGGEGGQGGDKFQFELTLEEEDSEGTEKDEQSQGDDEEEEDSLGEASRSPVDYSDCQDPEESMEPTSSIEIITHDASPTDT from the exons ATGCCTGAAGTGAACTACCTGTTGTCTGTTTCTTGGGGTTACATTAAG TTCAAGAGAATGTTGAATCGGGAGCTGACACACCTATCAGAGATGAGTCGCTCCGGCAACCAGGTGTCCGAGTTCATCTCCAACACCTTCCTAG acaaACAGAACGACATGGACATGCCGTCTGTGACGCCCAAGGAGAAGGCTGGTCGGGAGAAGAAGAAGCAGCAGCAGCTGATGACTCTGATCAGCGGGGTGAAGAAGGTCTCTCATGGACCCTCCCTCTCCAACTCCTCCATCTCACGCTTCGGGGTCAAGACGGACAAGGAGGACATGCTCTCCAAGGAACTGGAGGATCTGAATAAGTGGGGATTGAACATCTTTACCGTGTCAGAGTACTCTCAACATAGACCTCTTACCTGTATCATGTACGCCATCTTCCAG GAGAGAGACCTGCTGAAGACATTTAAGATCCCGACAGATACATTTGTGGCGTATATGATGACCCTGGAGGACCACTACCATGGAGACGTGACCTACCACAACAGCCTCCACGCGGCAGACGTGGCCCAGTCCACACACATCCTACTCTCCACCCCTGCCCTCGAT gcTGTCTTCAGCGATCTGGAGATCTTGGCGGCCATCTTTGCTGCAGCCATCCATGATGTCGACCACCCGGGGGTGTCCAACCAGTTCCTCATCAATACCA ACTCTGAGCTGGCCCTGATGTACAACGATGAGTCTGTCTTAGAGAACCACCACCTGGCTGTGGGCTTCAAGCTGCTCCAGGAGGACAACTGTGACATCTTCCAGAACCTGACCAAGAAGCAGAGGCAGAGTCTGAGGAAGATGGTCATCGACATGGTCCTGGCCACTGACATGTCCAAGCACATGAGTCTGTTAGCGGACCTGAAGACCATGGTGGAAACCAAGAAGGTGACCAGCTCTGGGGTCCTGCTGCTGGACAACTACACAGACAGAATACAG GTTCTGAGGAACATGGTTCACTGTGCAGATCTGAGTAACCCTACCAAGTCTCTGGAGCTCTACCGTCAGTGGACCGACCGCATCATGGATGAGTTCTTCCaccagggagacagagagagggagagaggcatggAGATCAGCCCTATGTGTGACAAACACACCGCTTCAGTAGAGAAAAGTCAG gtggGTTTCATAGATTACATTGTCCACCCTCTGTGGGAGACTTGGGCTGACCTGGTTCACCCTGATGCCCAGGACATCCTGGACACTCTGGAGGACAACAGGAACTGGTACCAGAGCATGATCCCCCAGAGCCCCTCTCCTCCTTGGGCCACAGAGCAGGGGGATCAGGAGGGAGGCGAAGGGGGCCAGGGGGGAGACAAGTTCCAGTTTGAACTCAccctggaggaggaggactctgAGGGTACagagaaagatgaacagagccagggggatgatgaggaggaagaggatagtCTGGGGGAGGCGTCTCGGTCTCCGGTAGACTACTCAGACTGTCAGGACCCAGAGGAATCCATGGAGCCCACGTCGTCCATAGAAATCATTACCCACGATGCATCACCCACAGACACATAA